Within the Moritella sp. F3 genome, the region TCCATGATAGCAAAAGCACGATTGATATCACCATTATGATTCGCCGATAGTTCCGCAATGATATAAGGCGGATAATTCGGGCCAATTTTACGGCCATCGATAGTTATATATTGCTCGGTCATAATATTAATGAATACTCTTTGATAAAGGATAAATAAGCAGCTAATCCTGTGGATAGCGAATAAAGGTTTCCGCCGTTATCCGTTGATAACCAGCCTGAGTGAACAATCTCTGTGACGCTAAATTAGCCGTTAATACCTGAGCTCGAATCGTAATACTCGGGTATAATTTATCTAGAGAAGCAAGTGCTCGTTTGGCAATACCTTGATTATAATAATCAGGGGCAATAAAAATAGACAGTAAATATTCAGCTGCGGCTATTTTATCAAGACGTACAACACCGACATCAGTACTAGCATCAGCACAAGTATTATCTGCAATTGTAATCATATAAAAATAATCTTGCTGCTGCAGAAGTTTACACCTCATCCACTTGTCATGCTCGGCCCAAGTCGGGACTTGTTGATTTAGTGCATATTTTCGTGTGGACGGCTGACATTGCCAATCAAATACCAGTTTGATATCACCCTCTGTTGCAGAGTGTAAGTGCAAATGAGATCCACCAGTTAAGTGGCCAATAGCAGTTAACACCCGTTTTAAACCTAAACCATCACACAACTTTAGGTTATTCGCTCTTAACTGAGGCCAGTTTTTTAGCAGCTTTTGATAGCAGCTTAATAGATGATCTGTAATATCATCACGCTCAATCTTATAGGCAGCGTCAACAGCCACGAGATTACGACTGATGGTTTGCTGGTTTTCTGCCAATGGAATGATAATACTCGGTAATCCCAAACAGGCGCGCTCCCAAGACGTTGTGCCTGGTGCACCAATAGCAACTTGATGTTGCAACATTAATGCCGCCATATTATCGACAAAGTCTATATGCTTAATCCAGTCACTATGCTGTAAACAGAAGGCTTTGACTTCCAGATAATGTGGTGCCCGCAGCCCTAATAATACCGTAACCAACGGTCGTGATAATTTAGGTAGCTCAGCAAGTGCCTTTAACACTAATAAGGTAGCATTAGGCTGGTCAATGCCGCCCATCGATAGTAACAGCTTAGGTCGCGAAGAAAGCACATCATTTGCTAAAGCATCTGCACGATAATAACTAAACTGTGGATTTAACAAGGCGAATTTACAACCGGTTAAGATCGTACTTTCATCATGATTTTCCTGAGCCTGTAATTGAGATTGAAATTCAGGTTTAGATTGAGATTGATATTCATCGGCTCGGCGTAATAGCGTTTGATCTAAAATTAAATCTGCATGGTGCTCTCGCGCTAAATCATCAATCACCATGATCTTACAGTGTAATGCTTGCTGTATACACAATTGCCAGTCTGCATTCAACGCATAATGGTCAACGATAATAAGCTCGGAGGCGGCCACCTCCGCTAATAAATCTTGCGCATCTTGCTGCCAAGGTACTTGTAACCAAGCCGCATAATCAGCGCTAGTAGTCGGTATCAATTCAATGCTTGGTGGCGCTAATGTAGACACGCAGAAACCTTTGCTTTCAATGAAAGTAATTAAATCACCCGCTTGTGGACGGCAAACAAAACGCACCAGATGACCCAGTTGTGTTAATCCTTGTGCTAATACCAAGCAACGCATCACATGGCCACTGCCGATATGCACCGATGCATCTGTACGAATGATAATATTCACATTAAACCTGCATGACTGCATATAAGGCTTCAGCAAATTCCCAATCTTCGAACGTATCAACATCTTGAACTCGCTTTCGAGGTATCAAGATGGCTTTTGAAGAGAGTGAAAAAAATGGTCTTCCTGCTTCAAATGCAGAGACCTTACCCCAATAGAATTGCCCTGCATCGTGAAATGCTTCTTGTAAGTCTTGTGAACGGGCATTTACATGTTCAGGCTGTAACATTTGTACACTGCCATTGTCATTTAGTGAAATAGCACGCTGAATAGGAAAAGCAAAAGACGTTGCGCTAAAGGCGTAATCAATATCACCTGCAGAGACAAGTGTTAATCCTTTAATCAAATCATCCGCTGATATGAAAGGTGCGGTCGCATAAATACAGCAAAGTAAATCAACAGACATACCCTGTGACTGACACCACTCTATGGCATGTTGGATAACGTCCATCGTTGTAGCGTGATCATCAGCAATATCAGTAGGACGTACAAAAGGCACTTCTGCGCCATAAGCTAACGCAACCTTGGCTATATCTGCATCGTCAGTTGATACGATCACTTTATCAAAACAAGCCGATGCTAGCGCGGCTTCAATTGAATAAGCAATAATAGGCTTGCCATGAAACAATTTGATGTTCTTACCCGGAATACGTTTACTGCCACCGCGCGCTGGAATAACTGCTATTTTCATATTAATTGTTTAACCATCGGTAAGTAACTCACGATTAACGAATACACCTTTATTAATACACCTTTATTAATACAAGGCGTAGTGCCGTGACGACTTCATCTTGCTGCGCCTCAGTCATGCCGTGGAATAACGGTAATGAGATCGCATGCTGATAATAATGTTCCGCTGCAGGATAGTCACCAACAGCAAATCCCATAGCCTGATAATAAGGCTGGGTATGCACAGGAATATAATGTAAGTTAACGCCAATTCCCAGTTCACGTAACTGCCGAAAAACTTTATTCTGAGACAATCGATTCTGAGAAAAAGCACTATCATCCAACTGCAAACCGATCACATACAAATGCCAAGCCGAATTAGTGGTTTCTAACTGCTTAGGTAAAGTTAGCGGTAGATCGGCTAATAACTGATTATAACGTGATGCCAAACGCTGCCGTTCACTGACAAACTGCCTTAGACGCTGCATTTGGCTCACACCTAATGCCGCTTGTAACTCCGTCATGCGATAATTAAAACCAAGCTCTACTTGCTGATAATACCAATCGCCCTGCTCTTCTATATCTAAGCCAGTTACAGGCCTCATCAATGCTTTATCTCGGGTAATACCATGACTACGTAACAGCGTCATTTTATCGGCTAGCGCCTGCTGATTGGTTAACGCCGCGCCGCCTTCCGCTGTCGTGACAATTTTCACTGGATGGAAACTAAATACTGTTATATCACTGTAGTCACCACAACCTATTGGCTTACCTTGATACTCCCCACCAATGGCGTGCGCCGCATCTTCGATTATTTTAAAATCGTATTCTAGCGATAAGGCATGGATAGCAGGCATATCACAAGGCTGTCCGCACAAGTGTACGGGAACGACCACTTTCGGTAATTTATTTTGCGCTTTGGCAATAATCAATTTTCGTTTAAGCGCTTTTGGACAAAGGTTATAAGTAATGGGGTCTATATCAACAAAGTCAACTTGTGCGCCGCAATATAAGCCACAATTAGCTGATGCCACAAAGGTAATGGGCGTGGTCCATAACCAATCACCAACACCGAGTTCTAACACTAAACAAGCCAGATGTAATGCCGATGTAGCACTATTACAAGCAACGGCATATTCCGCACCAGAGTGATCTATCAAGGTCTGTTCAAACAAAGGCACTTGCGGACCTTGAGTAAGATAATCTGATTGTAGCACCTTGATAACAGCATCAATATCTTGCTGGTTAATATCCTGTTTTCCATAAGGGATCATAACAGCATCATTCCTTCATCACGTATTATCACTTGTTATAGCTCTGCCAATTTATCAAAATCACGGATCT harbors:
- the pseG gene encoding UDP-2,4-diacetamido-2,4,6-trideoxy-beta-L-altropyranose hydrolase, which encodes MNIIIRTDASVHIGSGHVMRCLVLAQGLTQLGHLVRFVCRPQAGDLITFIESKGFCVSTLAPPSIELIPTTSADYAAWLQVPWQQDAQDLLAEVAASELIIVDHYALNADWQLCIQQALHCKIMVIDDLAREHHADLILDQTLLRRADEYQSQSKPEFQSQLQAQENHDESTILTGCKFALLNPQFSYYRADALANDVLSSRPKLLLSMGGIDQPNATLLVLKALAELPKLSRPLVTVLLGLRAPHYLEVKAFCLQHSDWIKHIDFVDNMAALMLQHQVAIGAPGTTSWERACLGLPSIIIPLAENQQTISRNLVAVDAAYKIERDDITDHLLSCYQKLLKNWPQLRANNLKLCDGLGLKRVLTAIGHLTGGSHLHLHSATEGDIKLVFDWQCQPSTRKYALNQQVPTWAEHDKWMRCKLLQQQDYFYMITIADNTCADASTDVGVVRLDKIAAAEYLLSIFIAPDYYNQGIAKRALASLDKLYPSITIRAQVLTANLASQRLFTQAGYQRITAETFIRYPQD
- the pseF gene encoding pseudaminic acid cytidylyltransferase, with amino-acid sequence MKIAVIPARGGSKRIPGKNIKLFHGKPIIAYSIEAALASACFDKVIVSTDDADIAKVALAYGAEVPFVRPTDIADDHATTMDVIQHAIEWCQSQGMSVDLLCCIYATAPFISADDLIKGLTLVSAGDIDYAFSATSFAFPIQRAISLNDNGSVQMLQPEHVNARSQDLQEAFHDAGQFYWGKVSAFEAGRPFFSLSSKAILIPRKRVQDVDTFEDWEFAEALYAVMQV
- the pseC gene encoding UDP-4-amino-4,6-dideoxy-N-acetyl-beta-L-altrosamine transaminase, with protein sequence MIPYGKQDINQQDIDAVIKVLQSDYLTQGPQVPLFEQTLIDHSGAEYAVACNSATSALHLACLVLELGVGDWLWTTPITFVASANCGLYCGAQVDFVDIDPITYNLCPKALKRKLIIAKAQNKLPKVVVPVHLCGQPCDMPAIHALSLEYDFKIIEDAAHAIGGEYQGKPIGCGDYSDITVFSFHPVKIVTTAEGGAALTNQQALADKMTLLRSHGITRDKALMRPVTGLDIEEQGDWYYQQVELGFNYRMTELQAALGVSQMQRLRQFVSERQRLASRYNQLLADLPLTLPKQLETTNSAWHLYVIGLQLDDSAFSQNRLSQNKVFRQLRELGIGVNLHYIPVHTQPYYQAMGFAVGDYPAAEHYYQHAISLPLFHGMTEAQQDEVVTALRLVLIKVY